The following coding sequences lie in one Armatimonadota bacterium genomic window:
- the rph gene encoding ribonuclease PH, whose translation MPRQAGRRPDELRPVTITRHFIPHAEGSVLITLGATRVVCTATVEERLPPWLRGGGQGWITAEYGMLPRATPERTPRETGRQAGRTQEIQRLIGRSLRAAVDLQKLGERSILVDCDVIQADGGTRTAAVTGAFVALVDALHLLRRTGALGWWPLREFIAATSVGIVDNELLLDLDYQEDVRARVDMNLVMTESGRLVEIQGTAEGLPFSRQELLTLLALAETGIKALIAEQRRVLADVLAAIPH comes from the coding sequence ATGCCCCGTCAGGCGGGCCGGCGGCCCGACGAGCTGCGGCCGGTTACTATCACCCGTCACTTCATTCCCCACGCCGAGGGCTCCGTCCTCATCACCCTGGGTGCCACCCGCGTGGTCTGCACCGCCACCGTGGAGGAGCGCCTGCCGCCGTGGCTGCGCGGTGGGGGACAGGGGTGGATCACCGCGGAGTACGGCATGCTGCCGCGGGCCACCCCGGAGCGCACGCCACGGGAGACAGGCCGGCAGGCCGGGCGGACGCAGGAGATCCAGCGCCTTATCGGCCGCTCCCTGCGGGCGGCCGTGGACCTGCAGAAGCTGGGGGAGCGCAGCATCCTGGTCGACTGTGACGTGATTCAGGCAGACGGTGGGACTCGCACCGCGGCTGTCACCGGCGCCTTCGTCGCCCTGGTGGACGCCCTGCACCTGCTCCGGCGCACGGGCGCGCTGGGGTGGTGGCCGCTGCGGGAGTTCATCGCTGCCACCAGCGTGGGGATCGTGGACAACGAGCTTCTTCTGGACCTGGACTACCAGGAGGACGTACGCGCCCGCGTGGACATGAACCTGGTGATGACCGAATCGGGCCGTCTGGTGGAGATCCAGGGGACGGCGGAAGGGCTGCCCTTCTCCCGTCAGGAGCTGCTCACCCTGCTGGCACTGGCGGAGACAGGGATCAAGGCCCTGATCGCCGAGCAGCGCAGGGTCCTGGCCGACGTCCTGGCGGCCATCCCGCACTGA
- a CDS encoding DUF72 domain-containing protein gives MARPSYLVGTSGWVYPHWRGRFYPTGLPQAHWFEYYASYFPTVEINNTFYRLPGKTAVLRWQKQAPQGFVYAVKINRFITHIRRLKDPAAPLRRFLQIVQPLGPHLGPVLVQLPASFSRTEENLARLRAFFRLLPPRPPWVVEFRHRSWFVPEVYALMEEHRVGLCVVSDPSRPSEDRCTSDVLYVRFHGPSGARYHGSYPERELRAWAGRIAALAEGRAAYIYFNNDYNAYAVRNALRLRELLESGS, from the coding sequence GGCGATTCTACCCCACCGGCCTGCCTCAGGCCCACTGGTTCGAGTACTACGCTAGCTACTTCCCCACGGTGGAGATCAACAACACCTTCTACCGGCTGCCCGGAAAGACGGCGGTGCTGCGCTGGCAAAAGCAGGCGCCGCAGGGATTCGTCTACGCGGTGAAGATCAACCGCTTCATCACGCACATCAGGAGGCTGAAGGACCCGGCCGCTCCTCTGCGCCGCTTCCTGCAGATCGTGCAGCCCCTGGGTCCGCACCTGGGGCCGGTGCTGGTGCAGCTCCCGGCCTCGTTCTCTCGCACCGAGGAAAACCTGGCGCGGCTGCGCGCCTTCTTCCGCCTGCTCCCGCCCCGGCCGCCCTGGGTGGTGGAGTTCCGCCACCGGTCGTGGTTCGTCCCTGAGGTCTACGCGTTGATGGAGGAGCACCGGGTGGGGCTGTGTGTGGTCAGCGACCCCAGCCGGCCCAGCGAGGACCGCTGCACCAGCGATGTCCTCTACGTCCGCTTCCACGGGCCCAGCGGGGCACGCTACCACGGCAGCTATCCCGAGCGGGAGCTACGCGCCTGGGCCGGACGGATCGCCGCTCTGGCCGAGGGACGGGCAGCGTACATCTACTTCAACAACGATTACAACGCATACGCCGTGCGCAACGCGCTGCGGCTGCGGGAGCTGCTGGAGTCCGGCTCCTGA
- the rdgB gene encoding RdgB/HAM1 family non-canonical purine NTP pyrophosphatase, which produces MTSLVIVLATRNPGKVRELAALLADLPVQVRSLLDFPQIGPLPEEGETYATNAASKALAVALATGLPALADDSGLEVDALGGAPGPQSSRWLGEEASDAQRNQAVLDRLRGIPPERRTARFRAVVAVALPDRTVRTFEGVVEGLIADRPAGGHGFGYDPIFLLPEYGRTMAELGPEVKDRISHRAQAVRAARAYLATLAEGEAPPPEAVDTG; this is translated from the coding sequence GTGACCTCGCTGGTGATCGTCCTGGCCACCCGCAACCCCGGCAAGGTGCGCGAGCTGGCGGCGCTGCTGGCAGACCTTCCCGTACAGGTGCGCTCCCTCCTCGACTTTCCCCAGATCGGGCCGCTCCCGGAGGAGGGGGAGACCTACGCCACCAACGCGGCCAGCAAGGCCCTGGCCGTGGCGCTGGCAACCGGGCTGCCGGCGCTGGCCGACGACTCCGGCCTGGAGGTGGACGCGCTGGGAGGCGCGCCCGGCCCTCAGTCCAGCCGCTGGCTGGGGGAGGAGGCGAGCGACGCTCAGCGCAACCAAGCCGTGCTGGATCGCTTGCGCGGCATTCCCCCGGAGCGTCGGACGGCCCGCTTCCGCGCAGTGGTGGCGGTCGCTCTCCCCGACCGGACGGTGCGCACCTTCGAAGGTGTGGTGGAGGGCCTTATCGCCGACCGGCCGGCGGGGGGGCATGGCTTTGGCTACGACCCGATCTTCCTCCTCCCGGAGTACGGCCGGACGATGGCCGAGCTGGGGCCCGAGGTGAAGGATCGGATCAGCCACCGGGCCCAGGCGGTGCGGGCGGCCCGGGCGTATCTGGCCACGCTGGCGGAAGGGGAGGCCCCGCCGCCAGAGGCGGTGGATACCGGGTAG
- a CDS encoding MBL fold metallo-hydrolase, with product MRLTVLGRWSPYPPAGGACPGYLVEAAGQRLLLDCGTGTLANLQSIASIFELTAVVITHLHPDHVLDVFVLKQALEFGRFPQVAPPLRLFGPPEAPQALPAWMPEESREAFRARFHFLPLVAGTAARIGPLVLRFAAAAHTIPCFAVRVEAEGRILSYSADTAPSPAVTALADGAHLFLCENTLPPGEEGHALEVGHLSARQAARIAVQADVRRLLLTHFFTPAGDYTQEARAAAAKEFGGQVLIAQELHTYEV from the coding sequence GTGCGTCTTACCGTGCTGGGGCGGTGGAGTCCCTACCCTCCTGCGGGGGGAGCCTGCCCCGGCTACCTGGTGGAAGCCGCCGGGCAGCGCCTGCTGCTGGACTGCGGGACCGGGACGCTGGCTAACCTTCAGAGCATCGCCTCCATCTTCGAGCTGACCGCGGTGGTCATCACCCACCTGCACCCCGACCACGTCCTGGACGTCTTCGTCCTCAAGCAGGCGCTGGAGTTCGGCCGCTTCCCCCAGGTCGCTCCGCCCCTGCGCCTGTTCGGCCCGCCGGAGGCGCCGCAGGCCCTTCCCGCCTGGATGCCGGAGGAGTCCCGGGAGGCGTTTCGTGCGCGCTTCCACTTCCTGCCCCTCGTGGCTGGCACTGCGGCCCGCATCGGCCCTCTGGTGCTGCGCTTCGCCGCTGCCGCGCACACCATACCCTGCTTTGCCGTGCGGGTGGAGGCGGAGGGGCGGATCCTGAGCTACTCCGCCGACACTGCCCCCTCACCTGCGGTCACCGCCCTGGCGGACGGGGCGCACCTGTTTCTCTGCGAGAACACCCTGCCGCCGGGGGAGGAGGGACACGCCCTGGAGGTGGGGCACCTCTCCGCCCGGCAGGCCGCGCGCATCGCCGTCCAGGCAGACGTCCGCCGCCTGCTGCTGACCCACTTCTTCACGCCGGCGGGCGACTACACCCAGGAGGCCAGGGCTGCGGCGGCGAAGGAATTCGGCGGCCAGGTCCTCATCGCCCAAGAACTGCACACCTACGAGGTCTAG
- a CDS encoding TIGR03617 family F420-dependent LLM class oxidoreductase: MHLDASIHFSDLSAVPHLARAAEALGIQGLWFSEIAHDPFLGAALAAEHTTRATVGTAIALAFVRSPTSLAYLAWDLARLSGGRFVLGLGTQVRAHVERRFGMSWEHPAARLRDVVAAVRAVWRCWREGTPLRHQGPFYSLSLMTPFFTPPPFAGTIPIYLAAVNPAMCRLAGEVADGLHVHPLHSAAYLREVVLPAVDRGLVRSGRTRSAFGVAASVFIVSGEGASRERSAEQARQSIAFYASTPAYRGVLAHHGWADVGERLSRLAAAQRWEEMPALISDEMLATFALLTEPSSVADRLQERYSGLLDRVSPYQAFDPDDPLWAALARALR, encoded by the coding sequence GTGCACCTGGACGCCAGCATCCACTTCTCCGACCTGAGCGCCGTCCCCCACCTGGCCCGCGCCGCGGAGGCGCTGGGCATCCAGGGACTGTGGTTCAGCGAGATCGCCCATGATCCGTTCCTGGGGGCGGCGCTGGCGGCTGAGCACACCACCCGGGCAACTGTGGGGACCGCCATTGCCCTGGCCTTCGTCCGCAGCCCCACCTCCCTGGCCTACCTGGCCTGGGACCTGGCCCGGCTCTCCGGAGGCCGCTTCGTCCTCGGCCTGGGGACGCAGGTCCGGGCGCATGTTGAGCGCCGTTTCGGGATGTCCTGGGAGCATCCCGCGGCGCGCCTGCGCGATGTGGTGGCTGCAGTGCGCGCGGTCTGGCGCTGCTGGCGCGAGGGGACGCCACTGCGCCACCAGGGTCCCTTTTATTCCCTTTCCCTGATGACCCCCTTCTTTACCCCTCCACCGTTTGCCGGGACGATCCCCATCTACCTGGCGGCGGTCAATCCGGCCATGTGCCGCCTGGCCGGTGAGGTGGCCGACGGCCTGCACGTGCACCCGCTCCACTCTGCGGCCTACCTGCGGGAGGTGGTCCTGCCGGCGGTGGACCGTGGGCTGGTCCGCAGCGGCCGGACACGGTCGGCCTTCGGCGTAGCCGCCAGTGTGTTCATCGTCAGCGGCGAAGGGGCATCACGGGAGCGCAGCGCCGAGCAGGCCCGTCAGAGCATCGCCTTCTACGCGTCGACCCCCGCCTATCGTGGCGTGCTGGCACACCATGGCTGGGCGGACGTGGGTGAGCGCCTCAGCCGGCTGGCGGCGGCCCAGCGGTGGGAGGAGATGCCCGCTCTGATCTCCGACGAGATGCTGGCCACATTCGCCCTCCTGACCGAGCCGTCCAGTGTGGCCGACCGCCTGCAGGAACGCTATAGCGGCCTGCTTGACCGCGTCAGCCCCTACCAGGCCTTCGACCCTGATGACCCTCTCTGGGCGGCGCTGGCCCGTGCCTTACGCTGA
- a CDS encoding N-acetylmuramoyl-L-alanine amidase, with the protein MRHAGALLLTVTLLASLSRSADGQSSPLRLIVNGQEVSLVASPIAYNGVLMIPLPGVFEPLGSSAVWLPEEQAVVISNRTRALIRLRINDPYALVGSDQRLLPFAPVLLRDIPFIPAAAVFGLLGAWVKFDEEERALRVSSVVSGITLQRPGGMLRLTVQASGPVQAETRRLTNPERMVIDLRQAVFRLPDQETAVNAAGVARVRVAQFQARPPITRIVLDLTQPVDVRVQDSPTSFDLTIDVRPRRPETHRQGAVFAPVPAPTSVPSASPVTPADPGAGAPAGDSTSSPAQGTPSGERLKIMQVRLEQASGMTRILVEGTASMQYVVRELVEPDRLVVDVPDAVFIPVKQEIPVNSPAVENVRAAQFQANPDIARVVVTLKRKVPYSISTDAGGSTLVISVVDAPLRGHAVVLDPGHGGKDPGAIGPTGLMEKDVTLDIALRVRGLLVEDGIRVIMTRETDVFIDLAERPRLGRERGGTVFVSIHANANAQTTVNGSETYYLSPVSLSLAQMIQDELTRSLGLPSRGIKTANFLVLRENSIPSVLVEVAFISHPQEEARLREDAFRARIAAAVARGIRRFLAIYPVPAGL; encoded by the coding sequence ATGAGGCACGCAGGAGCGCTGCTCCTGACGGTGACGCTTCTGGCGTCATTGAGTCGTAGCGCTGACGGACAATCGTCTCCCCTCCGCCTGATCGTCAACGGCCAGGAGGTCTCCCTGGTCGCCAGCCCCATCGCGTATAACGGTGTGCTCATGATCCCCCTGCCCGGTGTTTTCGAGCCTCTGGGTTCCTCCGCCGTCTGGCTCCCCGAGGAGCAGGCCGTGGTCATCAGCAACCGCACCCGTGCCCTGATCCGTCTGCGGATCAACGATCCCTACGCCCTGGTGGGCAGCGATCAGCGCCTGCTACCCTTCGCCCCCGTGCTCCTGCGGGACATCCCTTTTATTCCAGCTGCTGCGGTCTTCGGCCTGCTGGGGGCGTGGGTCAAGTTCGACGAGGAGGAGCGCGCGTTGCGCGTCAGCTCCGTGGTCAGCGGCATCACCCTGCAGCGGCCCGGGGGGATGCTCCGGCTGACGGTACAGGCCAGCGGGCCGGTGCAGGCGGAAACCCGGCGGCTTACCAACCCCGAGCGCATGGTCATCGACCTGCGCCAGGCCGTCTTCCGCCTCCCCGACCAGGAGACGGCCGTCAACGCGGCCGGGGTGGCGCGGGTCCGCGTGGCCCAGTTCCAGGCGCGGCCGCCCATCACCCGCATCGTCCTGGACCTGACGCAGCCGGTGGACGTGCGGGTCCAAGATAGCCCCACCTCCTTCGACCTGACTATCGATGTGCGCCCGCGCAGACCTGAGACCCACCGGCAGGGTGCCGTCTTTGCACCGGTCCCCGCTCCAACCTCAGTACCCTCCGCCTCGCCTGTCACGCCCGCTGACCCCGGCGCCGGCGCGCCGGCCGGCGATTCCACCTCTTCCCCGGCGCAAGGCACGCCCTCTGGGGAGCGCCTGAAGATCATGCAGGTGCGGCTGGAGCAGGCAAGCGGGATGACGCGGATCTTGGTTGAGGGGACTGCCTCCATGCAGTACGTGGTGCGCGAGCTGGTCGAGCCCGACCGCCTGGTGGTCGACGTGCCGGACGCCGTCTTCATCCCCGTCAAGCAGGAGATCCCGGTGAACAGCCCGGCGGTGGAGAACGTACGCGCCGCCCAGTTCCAGGCCAACCCCGACATCGCCCGCGTGGTGGTCACGCTGAAGCGCAAAGTCCCCTATAGCATCAGCACCGATGCCGGAGGGAGCACCCTGGTCATCTCTGTGGTGGACGCACCCCTGCGGGGACACGCCGTCGTCCTGGACCCCGGGCACGGCGGCAAGGACCCCGGGGCCATCGGACCCACCGGGCTGATGGAGAAGGACGTTACCCTGGATATCGCCCTGCGCGTGCGCGGCCTCCTGGTGGAGGACGGGATCCGCGTGATCATGACGCGGGAGACGGACGTCTTCATCGACCTGGCCGAGCGGCCCCGTCTGGGCCGGGAGCGCGGGGGAACAGTCTTTGTCAGCATCCACGCCAACGCCAACGCCCAGACCACGGTCAACGGGTCGGAGACCTACTACCTGTCGCCGGTCAGCCTCTCCCTGGCCCAGATGATCCAGGATGAGCTCACCCGCAGTCTGGGGCTGCCCAGCCGGGGGATCAAGACGGCGAACTTCCTGGTGCTGCGCGAGAACAGCATCCCCTCCGTGCTGGTGGAGGTCGCCTTCATCTCGCACCCCCAGGAGGAGGCGCGCCTGCGGGAGGACGCCTTCCGCGCGCGGATCGCGGCGGCCGTCGCCCGGGGGATCAGGCGGTTCCTGGCCATCTACCCCGTCCCTGCGGGGCTGTAG